One Phyllopteryx taeniolatus isolate TA_2022b chromosome 12, UOR_Ptae_1.2, whole genome shotgun sequence genomic window, acaaaaataaattcagattTCCATTTGTTAATTTTCTATAGATTTTTTAATGTAGTATAACTttttcagtttcaagttatttcagtgaccgtttgtgagtttttctttttttgtggctgtGTGTATATTCATTCACTCCCAATCCCTGCAGGACTTTGAACGCGAGAAACATGCCCACAGTGTGCTTCAGTTCCAGTTTATTGAAATGAAAGATACACTGAAACAAAGCGAGGAGCTTCTAAATGTGAGTATTTACTTGACAGTGTGAATGAATGTCTGTCCCTGAAAGCAGAGGCAGGTGCCCCGACACGCATGCTAGGATTTCACTTCACGCAGATTttcctttcacacacaaaatatatctttgctttctttttccTTTGCTTTTATTCCAACTGTCTTCTCTTTTGCCGCTGTAGGAGATCCGTCAGTTGCGTATGAAACAGGAGGGTTTTGCTAGGGAGATATCTGATCTACAAGAGACAGTGGAGTGGAAGGATAAGAAAATTGGGGTACGACCCACTTCTGCAGCTTTTGTGTTTTCATCATCGACTTCGGCCAGCATGAAACTGACCTTACTGTTCTTACTTTCTCTTCTAACTCTCGCAAAACGTTTTGCTCTCCTCTCCATTCTGCAATGTAAATCTGCTCAGGCTTTAGAGCGACAAAAAGAATACACAGATGCAATCCGAACTGAGCGAGACGAACTCAGAGAAGAGGTGGTGAAGCTCAAAGATATTCTCAAGGTACACTGTTTGCTAAAGATGTCAAACTTAGTGGAGTCTATGGCAAGGTGCCAAACTTTGTCACCATGCTCTACCCAcagaagaaaaacatatttttttttcagctcatTGCCATTCATGACTTTAGTTATTTATATacatggttcaaatttggtagcgaTCAGAAAAACTCCGGGACAAGTTAGTTTTTGAAGGACTCCTTGAAATGGCCGCTTCAtaccaaaatggcagatttcctGTTCATCTCACGGCATGGGTTCTTCAGACGTTTGTCGGTTGACTCATAatggacatgcctaccaaaATTCATATTGGGATTGGAGGTCTCACCAAGGTGATTTATCTCGGgaagaaggaaagaagaaatTTCATGAGAACGCAGGAAATTGGGTGGGCATGTCTTATCACAGGATAAATGTAAAAGTCTCAAGTACCCTTGCCAgatattgaacaggaagttatacattttgattttgatgcaGCCATTTTGAGCGAATTCTAGTGCTCGTACTTTGACCAACTCGTGCGAGAAAATTTGGCTGAACAAATCCCACTCAGGAGCAGGTATTTTAGCTGGGAGATGTTagttgtcaatttttttttcccaagccaTCTTATGTGGGTGGGAGCATGTCGTCAAAGTTTCATGATCTTTTCAAAGATTTGCCATGAAAAGGCGGTATATATGCTTGCTTACATTTGTAGTAGTACTGAAGTACTTTTGCACCTAAACTTAAAATTTAccttactatttttttatttttcagaatgACTTATATGAATTAGTTATATGTAAAATTAAGACTCagaatagtttttgttttgtccagaAACACGGAATAGTACTGGGACCTGATCTGAGCATCAATGGCGATGCCGGTGAGACAGAAACAGACGTCACCACCAGTGGAGACACCGCTCCCCAACCGACTCAGGGTTCGCCGACTTCTCCACCGGAGGGGAACAACATGCTCGGTAAAATGCACTTGGGAACAAAGCATGTTTTCTCTTTTGCATGGCTTTGCACCAAACCAACTGAAGATTTTCAGTTTCAAATGTACACTACGAGTACCGTAATTCCTTGTGTATAATACACTCTTGAGTATGATACCCAAATTCGCACTTCCGCAGCTGGCTTTTCCTTCTACCTACGTATAATACACATCAGAGAATTGCTGTTATGGTATCTGTCGCATATTGTCAGATGCCGTACTGGTACAAGAGTTACGGCAGTGTTACAAAAGGTGTGTTTAGTAAATATGGACATGTCTagtaagcatccatccatccatccatttccaatgCCGCGTATACTGTTCTGCAGTTGAAATCAAAGCCCCATTGGCACACAGTTGTGATACTCAAACATTATTGGACACAACAGTGGCGACGAAGATACACTTTCACTTTGCGCTGCTCCTCTCTTTCCTCGACCTCACTGGTGAGCCGCCAGTTCCATGGTTCTGTTGGCAGTGTTGGCAAAGTACATTTTCTACGCGagctagttcaaagttcaattcacaaattttaaaatgaactcGTTGACTTCgtaattttcaacattttgaactaagttcactttccaaaaacaaacatatatatatatatatatatatatatatatatatatacatatatatatatatatatatatatacacatatacatatatatatatatatatatatatatatatatatatacatacatacatatatccatccatccattttctgagctgggataggctccagcacgcccgcgaccctagtgaggagaagcggctcagaaaatggattgatggatatatgtatgtgtgtatgtgtatgtgtatatatatatgtatatgtatatatatatatatatatatatatatatatatatatatatatatatatacatgtgtatatatatatatgtatatgtatgcatatgtatatatatgtatgtatatatatgtatatgtatatatatatgtatatgtatatatatatatatatgtatatatatatatatatgtatatatatatgtgtatatatatatatgtatatatatatatatatatgtatatatatatatgtatatatatatatttatatgtatatatatatatatatatgtatatatatgtatatgtatatatatatatatatatatgtatatgtatatatatatatatatatatgtatatgtatatatatgtatatatatgtatatgtatatatatatgtatgtatatgtatgtgtgtatgtatatatatgtacatgtatatatatacatgtatatatatatatgtacatgtatatatatacatgtatatatatatatgtacatgtatatatatatatgtatatatatatgtatatgtatatatatatatatatacatatatatatgtgtatatatatatatatatatatatgtatatgtatatatacatatatatatgtgtatatatatatatatatatgtatatgtgtatatatacatatatatatatgtatatatatatatatgtatatgtgtatatatatatatatatatatatgtatatatatatatatatatatatatatgtatatgtgtatatatatatgtatatatatatgtatatatatatatatatatatatatatgtatatgtatatatatatatatatatatatatatatgtatatgtatatatacatatatatgtatatatatatatatgtatatatacatatatatatatgtatatgtatatatgtttatatatatatatgtatatgtatatatacatatatatatatgtatatgtatatatatacatatatatatatatatacatatatatatatatacatatatatatatacatatatatatatatatatatatatgtatatatatatatacatatatatatgtatatatgtatatatatatatatacatatatatatgtatgtatatatgtatatatatatatacatatatatatgtatatatatatatatatacatatatgtatgtgtgtatatatgtatatgtgtatatatatatgtatatatatgtatatgtgtatatatatatgtatatatgtgtatatgtatatatatatatatatatatatatatgtgtgtatatgtatatatgtatatatatatatatgtatatgtatatatatgtatatgtatatatatatatgtatatgtatatatatatatgtatatgtatatatatatatatgtatatgtatatatatatatatgtatatgtatatatatatatatgtatatgtatatatatatatatgtatatgtatatatatatatatatatgtatgtatatatatatatatatatgtatgtatatgtatatatatatatatatgtatatgtatatatatatatatatgtatatatatatgtatatgtatatatatatgtatatgtatatgtatgtatatatatatgtatatgtatatatatgtatatgtatatatatatatatatgtatatatatatatatgtatgtatatatatatgtatatatgtgtatatgtatatatatatatatgtgtatatatatatatatatgtatatatatatatatatatatgtatatatatataatatatatatatgtatatatatatacatatatatacatatatacatatacatatatatatatatatacatatacatatacatatacatacatatatatatatatatatatatatatatatatatgtatgtgtatatatatatattatgtatatatatgtgtatatgtatatatatatatatacatatacacatatacatatatatacataatatacatatatatatatatatatatatatatatatatatatatatatatatatacacatatacatatatatatatatatatatatatatacatacatacatatatccatccatccattttctgagctgggataggctccagcacgcccgcgaccctggtgaggagaagcggctcagaaaatggatggatggatatatgtatgtatgtatgtgtatgtgtatatatatatgtatatgtatgtgtatatatatatgtatatgtatgtgtatatatatgtatgtgtatatatatatatatatatatatatatatatatatatatatgtataagtatatatatatatatatatgtatatgtatatatatatgtatatgtatatatatatatatgtatatgtatatatatatgtatatgtatatgtatatatatatgtatatgtatatatatatatatatatatatgtatatatatatatatatgtatatgtatatatatatatatgtataagtatatatatatatatatatatatatatatgtatatatatatacacgtgtgtatatatatatatatgtatatatatatatatatatatgtatatatatatacacgtgtatatatatatgtatatatatatatacacatgtgtatatatatatgtatatgtatatatatgtatatgtatatgtatatatgtatatgtatatatatgtatatgtatgtatatgtatgtgtgtatgtatatatatgtacatgtatatatatatatgtacatgtatatatatgtatatatatatatgtatatgtatatatatacacatatatatgtatatatgtatatatatatacatatatatatgtatatatatatatatacatatatgtatgtgtgtatatatatatatgtatgtgtgtatatatatatatgtatatgtgtatatatatgtatatatgtgtatatgtgtatatgtatatatatatatgtatatatatgtgtatatgtatatatatatatatatgtatatgtatatatatatatatgtatatgtatatatatgtatatatatatgtatatgtatatgtatatatatatgtatatgtatatatatatatatatatgtatatatatatatatatgtatatatatatatatatatatgtatatatatatatatatgtatatatatgtgtatatgtatatatatatatatatatgtatatatatatatatatgtatatatatatgtatatgtatatatatatgtatatgtatatatatatatatatgtatatatatatgtatatgtatatatatatatgtatatatatatatatgtatatatatatatgtatatatatatatatatatatgtatatatatatatatatatgtatatatatatatatatgtatatatatgtgtatatgtatatgtatatatatatatgtatatatatatatgtatatatatatatatgtatatatatatgtgtatatatgtatatatatatatgtatatatatatgtgtatatatatatatatatatatgtgtatatatatatatatatatatatatatatatgtgtatatatatatgtatatgtatatatatatgtatatatatatatgtgtatatatatatatatatatatgtgtatatatatatatatatatatatgtgtatatgtgtatatatatatattatgtatatatatgtgtatatgtatatatatgtgtatatgtatatgtatatatatgtgtatatgtatatatatatatatatatatatatatatatatacatatacacatatacacatatatacatatatatatatatatatacacatatacatatatatatacacacatacatatatgtatatatatatatatatatatatatatatatatatacatacatatatatatacatatatacatatatatatatatatatgtatatatatatgtatatatgtatatgtatgtatatgtatatatatatatatgtatatgtatatatatatatatgtatatgtatatatatatatgtatgtatatgtatatatgtatatgtatatatatatgtatgtatatatgtatatgtatatatatatatatatatatacgtatatgtatatatgtatacgtatatacatatacatatatatatatgtatgtatgtatatatatatatatatatatatatatatatatgtgtgtgtatatatatgtagtatatatatatatatatatgtatatgtatgtatatatatgtatgtatgtatgtatatatatgtatatgtatgtatatatatatatatatgtatatgtatgtatatatatgtatatgtatgtatatatatatatatatatatatatatgtatgtatgtatatgtgtgtatatatatgtatgtatgtatatgtgtgtatatatatgtaatatctatgtaatatatatatatatatatatatatataatgtatgtatgtatatggacatgtatgtatatatgttaaGCAATAGGGGTAGTTGTATAATACGCACTGtcgattttgctttttttttttttacattttttttatacatgagAAATCATGGTACATTGAGTAACAAGCTTATTTGTGGCACAAATTAAAATCATAAGTCATGGTgccactgtacatattttttccaCAGTGCTCATTTGAATTTTAGTGTACTTTTGTAGTAGCATCTTCAGTTTTTATACCCTCCATGATGCTTCTTATGATACCACTGATTTGCCTTAAACAGTTTAAAGAGGAACTACACACTGCTACCATTAAGGGTGGTCAATCAGACGCTTTAGATCACATACCATCCATTTGTGTTACATTTATCAGTTATTTCTTCGTGTGAATTTTTACTATATCAACAGCATATAGTGACATGAGTCGATGCTTCTAAAAGCAAGTGTGTGTAGTCTCTCTTTTACAGACTTTCCATCATTCTCTGGAAAAATTAAGTAATtttctgtggggaaaaaatctgCATGTCAACACTTACCAGtatattttcttattcaatAGTTTTTCCTCTTTATCCTCATTGTACAGCCAAAAACAGTTTTGTACATTACTTGTAGTATGTGGTGCATTGACTGAGGTAACTGGTGCTGCTGTATTGACACCACACAGATGTTCTGCTTATCGTCGAAAGTTTAATTGCCGTCTTCTCCCTGCCTTCTCTTACATCTCTCGTGCTTCCCCATGGTCCTCCTTCCTCTATGCGGTTCTCTGAATCAACCAGGAGCTTAACCTTGTCTTCCGCTGTCGCTCTTTTACTGAAGGTTACTCTTGAAAATGGTGTCTCCGTTTGGCGTCCTATTACAGTCTGCTCTTCATGATTTCTCAGGAAGGTCAGAGGAGACTCAGTTGAGAAGTAGTGGAAAGGAAGAGGTGGATCAAGAACAACGTCGAGAAGTGTTTGAGGAAGACCAGACGAGTCACCTGAGCGCCGATAGGCTCTCTAATACTGATGAGCCGTCAAGGCCCATTAAAGAAAACGACAGTGGCCTTAGCCAGGACTTGCAGATTGAACTGCCAGTCACAAAAGCCAGGGATGAAATAGTTCTCAGTGCTATAATTCAAGGAAATGCAACAAGTCCTCCTGAAACCCTTCCACGATTCAACTCTGATTTGGAGACAGGCACACAAATAAATGATGGTGACATTGAAGAAAATTCTAATGACATTATTGAAAAGCCAAACAAACACGATACCAATGAGGACATAAATGTGATTAAATTAGAACCAATTGTACAAGCTGTCAAAGACTCAGAATCGTGTCCCCAAGAAGAAGATATAGAAGATAACGAAACAAGTTGCCAAGTAGATGTTAATGAGTCGGAATCATGTACCGAGGAGGAAACCAATGAGATTTATTTATGTACCCAAGTGAATATCAAAGATTCTGAATCTCTTCCCCAAGAAGATATAAAAGATTCTGAATCATGTCCCAAAGAAGATCTAACAGATTCTCAGCCATGTCCCAATGTACAAGGAGCCCAAGATCCAGAAACCTGTCTCCAAGATGTCAAAGTTTTTGAATCACATCCCCAGGAAGAAGACATAAAAGATCAAGAATTATGTTGCGAAGTGGCTGCCAAAGATTCTGCATCATGCCCTCAAGAAGATGTACAAGATTCAAAATCCTATGCCCAAGTAGATGTCAAAGAATTTGAATCATGTCCTCAAGAAGATAACCTAAAAGATCCAGAATCATGTCCACAAGTAGATGTGAAAGATTGTGAATTGCTTCGTCAAGATAGCGTAcaagatttttatttatgtcccCAAGTAGATGTCAAAGATTCAGAATCTTGTCCCCAAGAAGATATAAAAGATTCTGAATCATTTCCCAAAGAAGATCTAACAGATTCTGAACCAAGTACCCAAGTACAAGGTGTCAAAAATTCAGAATCTTGTGACCAAATAGATGTGAAAGATTCTGAATCACATCCCCAAGTAGAAGACAAAAAAGATCCAGAATCTTGTCTCCAAGTAGGGGTCAAAGGTTTTGAATCACATCCCCAAGACATAATAGATCCAGAATTATGTCACCAATTGGAAGCCAAAGATTCTGAATCATGCCCTCTAGGATATACACAAAATTCTAAATCCTATCACCAAGTAGATGAAGTCAAAGATTTTGAATTGTATCCCCAAAAAGAACTAACAAATCCAGAATCTTATCCCGAAGTAGATGTGAAAGCTAATGAATTATGTCCTCAAGAAGGCATACAAAATTTTGACTTGTGTCTCAAAGTAGATGTCAAAGATTTGGAATTGTATCCCCCAAAAGACCTAAAAAATCCTGAATCATATCCCGAAGTAGATATGAAAGATACTGATTTATGTACTCAAGAAGGCATACAAGATTTTGACTTGTGTCTCCAAGTAGATGTAAAAGATTCTGAATCGCATCCCCAAGAAGACATAAAAGATCCAGAATCGTGTGCCCAAGAAGGCCTAAAAAATTCTGAATCGTGTAGCCAAGAAGACATAAACGATTCCAAATCATGTCCCCAAGTACTAGTTGTCAAAGATTCTGAACCTTGTCCACAAGCAGTAGATCCTGAGTCCAACACGGAATTGCAGCATGACACTGCTGAGGCAAGCAGCGACGAGGCAGAAAAAATCTTAACCAAGCCTCCTAAGagtgctaaaaagaaaaaaagaaagaggagagGCAAAAAGAAAGGCGGCTTCCTTGAGGAACAAACTCAACATAGGGACAAAAAGGAAGAAACTGTGACAAATCAAGAAAACATTAAGATAGCAGGCAGAGGTGTAGCTTCAGGAAACAATGGGTCTGCTGCAGAATGTGGCACTGATGGTCACACCATTGAATGCCTCATAGAATACACTGCAGGTCAAGTAGATGTAGCTGAACAGGTGGAACATGCAGAAACCTCAAATGTTCAAAATGCCAAAGAATCCCAGCTGGATCAAATGTTCAATACGGATGAGCAAAACGTACAACATTTAGGATCTGGAAAAGTACAGATAGATGAACCGGAAGCCTTTATTCAGACTTTTTCTCTCACTTTACCACTCATTCAGACAGAAACGgatcaaaatacaaataaaccaaaacaaagTTTGGAATCTCTGGAAGTCCAGGAAGGATGTATTAAGCGTTCTGAGTCAGAGGTCGTTCACAGTGGAGTTAATCGTATTTTTAACTCTGAAAGTCGTGACAAAGACTCCAGTTTAGATTACACCACTAACGTAGCGATTCCAAGCCAAGGTGGCACAAGTCCATCAGGTGTTGTCCATAATGAAGGTGAAATAAGTTCTGAAACTACAAACTGTAATAAAGACTCTGTACCCAGGTTAGATGTCGAAAGTCATGGTCAAATTCCTCATGTTGAGCCTTCTGAATGTCAGAATCATGTATCTGTGATGTTTACCCATGACATTGGTGACAGCCTCCAAGACCCAGAATGGTCACCGTCTGAGCCGACCGCTGCCGTGAATTCTGACACCCTCATCAAGGTTTCTGAGAACGTTCTCGAAAAGGAAACTTTTACAAAGCAAGAGCATGAGGAGCCAGAAGTAGAGAATGTGGACAGGTCTAGAaaggaatgtaaagaattgttCAATTTAGTCAAGCTGGAGAACTCCTCCTGTGACCTCGACAGGGAGCAGATCCTCGTAGAGACTCAGCCTGAAATAGAGAAATTGATGCATGAAGATCAGGTTGTTGAAGCTGCCTCAGACACAAAGGTGCAGACATCAGAGTCTGAGGAAGCAAGATGTGAGGTCAGTAATGACGAATTAGCCCCTGCAGAGGAACCCATGGAGCATGAAAGCAGTCAAGGTGTCCAGATAGATGAAGTGATCACTGGTCTAGGCATCTACCTACAGGACAGTGGGGAAGATtttgatgatgaagatgagaaAGGACATTCCTTTGATTTTGATGACATGGATATAGACGCAGCCATGGAGACACAGTCTGATGAAAACCTGGAGCAGCGGGAAGTTGAGGCTGGTTTTGAAGAAGTCCGATCAGATGAACACAATGCCGATATTAACAGTAATATTGAAAGTCCAAAAGATAGAGAGGTGTCTACAGATGTAGCCACACCAGAAAATCCAGAGCACCTACACGTTGAGGTACCTGTTGAAGAAGTCCTTTCAGGTGAACACAATACCATTAATAACAGTAATATTGAAAATTTGCAGGATAAAGAGGTGTGTACCCATGTTGCCACACCAGATAACGGGTTTAAACATAATTTGGTTGATGTGGAATCCTCACCTGAACATTTGAGAACTGTAGATGACAAAGAGCCTTCCAACACTGGAGTTTCAGAAACcacagacaaagacaaaatcCCCCCTCGAGCTACGTCTTTACCAGTAGAAGAAGCATTGGATGCCATTGAGAAACCGATAGACTTAAATGCAACCCACAGCAACAGAGAGATGCCACTCTCTGGAAAAGATGGGAAGAAAAATGGCAAGAAAGGCAAAAGCAAGGGCAAGGATGACTGCAAGATGACTTAGGGCTTAGATTTCTAATGCAACATGCAGtgtttttcgtttgtttgtttttgttttttttctgttcaggcAGGActtttttcctgacttttttttctgttcaggcaagactttttttcctgactttttttttctgttcaggcAGGACTTTTTTCCTGACAGCACTTTTTTCCTGACTTAATTGAGATCTAGTTTATCAATGGACATGATAAAAAATTGTTTCAGTTGTACATGCCAAAAAAAGAGCAATTAGAATGCGAATTGCAAGTTTTTTCAACAATGGTGTTACATATTGCACCACTTTTTGATGAGTGATGTTTTGGGTTCAAAAGTGAAAGTATGTTTTCTGCTTCTCCAGACGCAGCTACTTAATAGCTCATGTAGTCCActttgctttgtgtttgtgtaaagtgctagtGCGCATAATTGTTTGCCCATGTGTAATGTCACGTCAGTTTGTGTTGGTGTCTTATTTATGCTAATATGatagctaatactattgatgagcctcatgtgaaggtggtttatTTGAGTTGAATAAAGTAACTAATGAATACAGTTGTTTATGTACCATGGGTTCATGAGTGTACATGCTAGCTTCATGAAGTGAATGCTAGTATATGAAGATCTTTGTTTCAAGTGCTTTGCCATCATCTTTGGACACCTACACACAATTATGAACCCC contains:
- the lrrfip1a gene encoding myosin-2 heavy chain isoform X7; this translates as MGTQGTGRKRNSNKERSTAEDDALNLIAREAEARLAAKRAARAEAREIRMRELERQQKEIFQVQKKYYGLNSKSDDRSDSKWGDIEQWMEDSERYSRPSQTHMLSDDDERMSVGSRGSVRSDLDAVYGAGGSSLLLHKSKKKKKHKHKEKDRNGHDDEYSVLSNRASYVSSDLYSLNGVSTGRNPGSTGSYQNSLYEDTLCSGSRRFSGSNSGSHDNCGSVASLLRSASSSRGLPRDLDDVTVPDFSDVDDRDYLEKGSRAASALTATTLTSLGGTSSRRGSVETAITVDAETATREIKEIHELKDQIQDVESKYTQNLKEVKDALTEVEEKYRKAMVSNAQLDNEKNNLMYQVDTLKDSLIELEELLCESRREYEEKVKDFEREKHAHSVLQFQFIEMKDTLKQSEELLNEIRQLRMKQEGFAREISDLQETVEWKDKKIGALERQKEYTDAIRTERDELREEVVKLKDILKKHGIVLGPDLSINGDAGETETDVTTSGDTAPQPTQGSPTSPPEGNNMLGRSEETQLRSSGKEEVDQEQRREVFEEDQTSHLSADRLSNTDEPSRPIKENDSGLSQDLQIELPVTKARDEIVLSAIIQGNATSPPETLPRFNSDLETGTQINDGDIEENSNDIIEKPNKHDTNEDINVIKLEPIVQAVKDSESCPQEEDIEDNETSCQVDVNESESCTEEETNEIYLCTQVNIKDSESLPQEDIKDSESCPKEDLTDSQPCPNVQGAQDPETCLQDVKVFESHPQEEDIKDQELCCEVAAKDSASCPQEDVQDSKSYAQVDVKEFESCPQEDNLKDPESCPQVDVKDCELLRQDSVQDFYLCPQVDVKDSESCPQEDIKDSESFPKEDLTDSEPSTQVQGVKNSESCDQIDVKDSESHPQVEDKKDPESCLQVGVKGFESHPQDIIDPELCHQLEAKDSESCPLGYTQNSKSYHQVDEVKDFELYPQKELTNPESYPEVDVKANELCPQEGIQNFDLCLKVDVKDLELYPPKDLKNPESYPEVDMKDTDLCTQEGIQDFDLCLQVDVKDSESHPQEDIKDPESCAQEGLKNSESCSQEDINDSKSCPQVLVVKDSEPCPQAVDPESNTELQHDTAEASSDEAEKILTKPPKSAKKKKRKRRGKKKGGFLEEQTQHRDKKEETVTNQENIKIAGRGVASGNNGSAAECGTDGHTIECLIEYTAGQVDVAEQVEHAETSNVQNAKESQLDQMFNTDEQNVQHLGSGKVQIDEPEAFIQTFSLTLPLIQTETDQNTNKPKQSLESLEVQEGCIKRSESEVVHSGVNRIFNSESRDKDSSLDYTTNVAIPSQGGTSPSGVVHNEGEISSETTNCNKDSVPRLDVESHGQIPHVEPSECQNHVSVMFTHDIGDSLQDPEWSPSEPTAAVNSDTLIKVSENVLEKETFTKQEHEEPEVENVDRSRKECKELFNLVKLENSSCDLDREQILVETQPEIEKLMHEDQVVEAASDTKVQTSESEEARCEVSNDELAPAEEPMEHESSQGVQIDEVITGLGIYLQDSGEDFDDEDEKGHSFDFDDMDIDAAMETQSDENLEQREVEAGFEEVRSDEHNADINSNIESPKDREVSTDVATPENPEHLHVEVPVEEVLSGEHNTINNSNIENLQDKEVCTHVATPDNGFKHNLVDVESSPEHLRTVDDKEPSNTGVSETTDKDKIPPRATSLPVEEALDAIEKPIDLNATHSNREMPLSGKDGKKNGKKGKSKGKDDCKMT
- the lrrfip1a gene encoding myosin-2 heavy chain isoform X16, which produces MSTKTAGRLLAGRRLRAALTRRPRSPSVKKVSTEDSERYSRPSQTHMLSDDDERMSVGSRGSVRSDLDAVYGAGGSSLLLHKSKKKKKHKHKEKDRNGHDDEYSVLSNRASYVSSDLYSLNGVSTGRNPGSTGSYQNSLYEDTLCSGSRRFSGSNSGSHQPLEYSSYRRSNSRTSSRANSAHTSPVDNCGSVASLLRSASSSRGLPRDLDDVTVPDFSDVDDRDYLEKGSRAASALTATTLTSLGGTSSRRGSVETAITVDAETATREIKEIHELKDQIQDVESKYTQNLKEVKDALTEVEEKYRKAMVSNAQLDNEKNNLMYQVDTLKDSLIELEELLCESRREYEEKVKDFEREKHAHSVLQFQFIEMKDTLKQSEELLNEIRQLRMKQEGFAREISDLQETVEWKDKKIGALERQKEYTDAIRTERDELREEVVKLKDILKKHGIVLGPDLSINGDAGETETDVTTSGDTAPQPTQGSPTSPPEGNNMLGRSEETQLRSSGKEEVDQEQRREVFEEDQTSHLSADRLSNTDEPSRPIKENDSGLSQDLQIELPVTKARDEIVLSAIIQGNATSPPETLPRFNSDLETGTQINDGDIEENSNDIIEKPNKHDTNEDINVIKLEPIVQAVKDSESCPQEEDIEDNETSCQVDVNESESCTEEETNEIYLCTQVNIKDSESLPQEDIKDSESCPKEDLTDSQPCPNVQGAQDPETCLQDVKVFESHPQEEDIKDQELCCEVAAKDSASCPQEDVQDSKSYAQVDVKEFESCPQEDNLKDPESCPQVDVKDCELLRQDSVQDFYLCPQVDVKDSESCPQEDIKDSESFPKEDLTDSEPSTQVQGVKNSESCDQIDVKDSESHPQVEDKKDPESCLQVGVKGFESHPQDIIDPELCHQLEAKDSESCPLGYTQNSKSYHQVDEVKDFELYPQKELTNPESYPEVDVKANELCPQEGIQNFDLCLKVDVKDLELYPPKDLKNPESYPEVDMKDTDLCTQEGIQDFDLCLQVDVKDSESHPQEDIKDPESCAQEGLKNSESCSQEDINDSKSCPQVLVVKDSEPCPQAVDPESNTELQHDTAEASSDEAEKILTKPPKSAKKKKRKRRGKKKGGFLEEQTQHRDKKEETVTNQENIKIAGRGVASGNNGSAAECGTDGHTIECLIEYTAGQVDVAEQVEHAETSNVQNAKESQLDQMFNTDEQNVQHLGSGKVQIDEPEAFIQTFSLTLPLIQTETDQNTNKPKQSLESLEVQEGCIKRSESEVVHSGVNRIFNSESRDKDSSLDYTTNVAIPSQGGTSPSGVVHNEGEISSETTNCNKDSVPRLDVESHGQIPHVEPSECQNHVSVMFTHDIGDSLQDPEWSPSEPTAAVNSDTLIKVSENVLEKETFTKQEHEEPEVENVDRSRKECKELFNLVKLENSSCDLDREQILVETQPEIEKLMHEDQVVEAASDTKVQTSESEEARCEVSNDELAPAEEPMEHESSQGVQIDEVITGLGIYLQDSGEDFDDEDEKGHSFDFDDMDIDAAMETQSDENLEQREVEAGFEEVRSDEHNADINSNIESPKDREVSTDVATPENPEHLHVEVPVEEVLSGEHNTINNSNIENLQDKEVCTHVATPDNGFKHNLVDVESSPEHLRTVDDKEPSNTGVSETTDKDKIPPRATSLPVEEALDAIEKPIDLNATHSNREMPLSGKDGKKNGKKGKSKGKDDCKMT